CAGCGCTCCATCGAACTGGGCCTGAAGAAGGGCGACGGCAAGGTGAGCGTGACCGTCCCGGAGGACCCCACGCTGGTGCCGCCCGGCTGGTACATGCTCTTCGTCACCGACACCGACGACGTCCCCTCCGAGGCGAAGTGGGTCAAGGTCGCCTGACCCCCCGGGGCGCGCCGCTACCGGCTCAGGAGGCGGCGCGCCTCGCCAGGCCGAGCGCGTACTCCGGCCACCAGTCGCCGGCCGGCGGGCCGCCCCGGCAGGTGCCGTCGGAGTCGCCCGGCCGCTTGATCCACAGATAGGCGTCGAGCCGGTCGTCGCCGGTGTCGGTGGTCGGCGGAGCGCCGAGCCCCCGGCCCGGCGGATTGCACCAGGCCTCCTCACGGCCCCCGGACAGGGGGCCGTTGCCGTTGCGGCTGGTGTCGATCACGAAGTGCGAGCCGCCCACGGCGTCGGAGAGCCGGCCGGCGTACGTCTTCACGCTCTCGTTCGACTGGAAGTTGGAGACGTTCAGCGAGAAGCCGTCGGCCCGGTCGATGCCGGCCTGCCGCAGCGGCTGTGCCATCTTGGCCGGCTCGTCGATCCAGTCCGGGTTGCCCGCGTCCAGGTAGACCTGGGTCTTCGGCAGGGCCCCCAGCGTGTCCACCGCCTCGGAGAGGAGCTGGTAGCGCTCGGCGTGGTGCTCGGCCGGGGTGCAGCCGTCGGTGATGTGGGGGAGGGCGTCCGGCTCCAGGATCACGGTCGTGGGGGCGTCCCCGATGGCCGCCGCGAACTCCCCGATCCAGGAGCGGTAGGCGTCCGCGTCCTTCGCGCCGCCCGCGGAGTAGAGCCCGCAGTCGCGGTGCGGGATGTTGTACGCCACCAGCAGGAGGGTCTTCTTCGTGCGGGCGGCGGACTTCGCGGCGGCCCGGATGCCCGGGGCCGGGTCGTCCCACGCGGGCCAGTCGGCCACCGGCCGGTCGGAGATCCGCCGCAGGATCTTCGCCTCCGCCTCGCGCCCCTCCTTCTCCCAGGTGCGCACCTGGCGGGCCGCGTCGCTGTTCGGGTCGACCCAGTACGGGGAGGCCGCGCTCGGGGCGGGCTCTCCCCGGACGAGCTCGTCCGCCGCATCGGCGGTCCCGGTGACACGCGGTTCCGGCGTCGAGCAGCCCGCGGTGAGCACGGTCGCCAGGGTGAGGGCGGCCAGGACCGGGAGGGTACGGGGGAGAGCGCGGGGGACGATTCTGCGGCCGGACATCCAGACCCCTAGGGCGGCGGTGACGCACGGATACGGAGCACAGGGAAACGTGAGCAATCGTGACATAACGGTTACGGGGAGTGGCGGTGCGACACTTTTCGTGACCCTTATGCCCGCGACGGCCGCCCGGCGCGCGTCAGACGGAGGCGGCCAGCGCGATGCCCAGCGGCGTGCGCTCGTACAGCACCTGGTGTCCGTAGCGCCGCGAGGTCAGCAGTCCCGCCCCGCGCAGCACGGACAGATGGTCCGACACGGACGAGGGGGCGAGGCCCAGCCGGTGCGCCAGCGCGCTCGTCCCGGCCGGTTCGTCCAGGGCGCACAGCACGTCGGCCCGGACCCGGCCGAGCAGCCGGGCGAGGGTCTCGGGGGTCCGGTCGCCGGACTCGCTCCACAGCCCGCCGATGCCGCGCGCCGGGTAGATCAGCCCGGGCCGCCACGGCTCCTCGTGGCCGCCCACCACCTCGGGCCAGACGAAGACGCTCGGCATCAGCACCAGCCCCTGCCCGCCGAGCACCCGCTCGTGGTCGCCCTGGGTCCCGGCCACCGTGAGCGTCGAGCCGTTCCAGCTCAGCCGGGGGCTCAGCTCACCCAGGAGCTGTTCGAGCCCGCTGTCCGCGAGCCGCCGCGAGTGGTAGGTGATGTCCGCCTCCAGCAGCGCCCGCAGCCGGGGCCAGTACGGCTCGATGAGTGCCTGCCAGGCCTGCTCCAGCAGGTCGGCCAGCTCGCGTACGGCCCGCGCCGGGTCGGCCAGCAGCCGGCGCCCGACCGGCGACGCGCTCCCTCCGTGCCGGTCCGCCAGGGCCAGTGCCATGTCGGCCCGCGCCACCTCCGGATCGACCGCCCGCACCGCCGCGATCTCCTCCTCGAAGGTGGCCAGCGGCCCGATCGGCGGCGGGCAGATGAAGTCCGGGTTGTGGCCGACGGCCGGCATCAGCAGCCACAGCGGCTCCAGGTCCAGCGCCCCGGACGCCTCCCGGATCCGGCGGAGCCACGGCAGGTGGTAGCCGTGGCGGCCGGTGCGGCGCAGGGTGCGCACCGCTTCCTGGGTCTCGAACAGCGGTGACAGCGCGAACCGGCAGCGCAGCAGATCGCTCTCACCGAAGTGCAGCTGGAACGGCATCTCTCTCCCTCGCACCCGCCCGGACATTCGGCTCCAGCCGAAAGTCTAGGACCGGCCGCGCCCCGGCCGCAGGCTCGTCCCATGCCGACCGACAGCCCCGCCCCGGCGGACACACCCCGTACCCCGCCCGCCCCGGCGGGGCCGGTCCCGGCTCCGCCCCCGGAGCGTGCCGCCCACCGTGACCCGGGCCCCGGGCCCACGCTCCGGGAGTCCGCCGCCCCCGGCCCCGACGTCCCGGCCCCCGCCGCCCCGCGCGGCTACCGGGCCGTCTTCGCCGTCACCGAGTTCCGGGCCGTCTTCGCCGCGCACCTGCTCTCGCTGCTCGGCGTCGTGGTCAGCGAACTGGCGCTCACCGTGCTCGTCTACGACCTCACCGGTTCCCCGCTGCTCAGCGCGCTGACGTTCGCGCTGGGGCTGCTCCCGTACCTGATCGGCGGGACGCTGTTCGCCGGGGTCGCCGACCGCTACCCGGCCCGCCGCGTCCTGGTCGTCTGCGACCTGCTCTGCGCGGCCTGCGTCGCCGTGATGCTGGTGCCCGCCACCCCGGTCGCCGGACTCCTCGCCCTGCGCTGCCTGGTCGCCGCCGTCGCGCCCGTCTTCACCGGCACCCGGATGGCGGCGCTCACCGACATCCTCGGCGAGGGCGACCTCTACGTGCTGGGCCGCTCCTTGCTGCGGATCGTCTCGCAGAGCGCGATGCTCATCGGCTTCGGCGCCGGAGGGGTGCTGCTCACCGTGCTGTCCCCGCGCGGCGCGATCACCGTCACCGTGGTGACCTTCCTGTGCTCGGCCGCCCTCCTCCGCTTCGGGACCCGCGACCGCCCGGCCCGCGCCGTCACGGGCGACGGCGGCGGGACCCTCCTCAAGGAGTCGCTCTCCGGGGCCCGCCTGGTGCTGGGCGACCGCCGCATCCGGGCGCTGATGCTGCTGTTCTGGCTGCCCGCGATGTTCGTGGTGGCCCCGGAGGCGCTCGCCGCCCCGTACGCCGACGCGATCGGCGCCCCGCCCGCCGCGCTCGGGCTGCTGCTCTGCGCGATGGCCGTCGGGCACATCGGGGCCGAGCTGTTCGTGGGCTCCGCGCTCAGCCCCCGTAACCGCTCCCGGATCGTCCTGCCGGTCGCCGCCGCCGGCCTGCTCCCGCTCCTCGTGTACGTGGTCCGCCCCGGGCTGCCGCTGGCCCTGGCCGCCCTCGCCCTCGCCGGTGCGGGCGCGGCCTATGTGATCGGGCTCGACCAGTGGTTCGTCGACGCCGTGCCCCAGGAACTGCGCGGCCGGGCCATGACGCTGCTCACCGCCGGGCTGATGACCGTCCAGGGCCTCGGGATGGCGCTGGCGGGGCTCGCGGCCGAGTTCTTCCCCGTGCACCAGGTGGTCGCCGGATCCGGAATCATCGGTACCGTCCTTACGCTCCTGCTCGTCGCCGAGGTCCGCAGGACAGCCCCCGGACGGATGTCCGATACCGAAGGACGAGACGGGGCTGACCGGCATGTGACCAGTCGGTAAGGTCGATGCCGTGCCGAAGCCGCTCAGTCTTCCCTTCGATCCCATCGCCCGCGCCGACGAGCTCTGGCAGCAGCGCTGGGGACCCGTGCCCTCGATGGGGGCGATCACCTCGATCATGCGGGCCCAGCAGATCCTGCTCGCCGAGGTCGACGCCGTCGTCAAGCCGTACGGGCTGACCTTCGCCCGGTACGAGGCGCTGGTGCTGCTCGCCTTCTCCAAGGCCGGAGAGCTGCCGATGTCCAAGATCGGGGAGCGGCTGATGGTGCACCCCACCTCGGTCACCAACACCGTGGACCGGCTGGTCAGGTCCGGTCTCGTCGACAAGCGGCCGAATCCCAACGACGGCCGGGGGACGCTGGCGTCCATCACCGACAAGGGCCGCGACGTCGTCGAGGCGGCCACCCGGGACCTGGTCGCGATCGACTTCGGGCTCGGGGTGTACGACTCCGAGGAGTGCGCCGAGATCTTCGCCATGCTGCGTCCGCTGCGGGTGGCGGCCCAGGACTTCGAGGAGAAGTGAACGCGGGCCTCCGGTGGGACCGGGGTCGCGCGAAGATCGCCCCGGTCGTCCCGTTACGCTCGTAGCCATGAAACAGAACGTGCTCACCCGCTACCGGGTGATGGCCTACGTCACCGCCATCTGGCTGCTCGTCTTCACCGTGGCGATCATCGCGAAGTACGGCTTCGAGACCGGCGACACCATGCTGATCTCGCAGATCCACGGCGTGCTGTTCATCGTCTACGTCGTCTTCGCGTTCGATCTCGGCTCCAAGGCGAAGTGGCCCTTCGGCAAGCTCCTGTGGGTGCTGGCCGCGGGCTGCATCCCCTTCGCCTCGTTCTTCGTCGAGCCGAAGGTCAGCCGCGAGGCCCGCGCCCTGGTCACCGACCCCGCACCGGTCACCGCCAAGGCCTGAGCCGAGGGCGCCCGGACCGCCCCGAACCGCCCGCGCGCAAAGCGCCGGGCGGTTTGCCATCGACATTTACTAGGACGTCCTAGTAAATTCGGAGTATGGACGCTGACGCGATCGAGGAAGGCCGCCTCCGCTGGCAGGCCCGTTACGACAAGGCCCGCAAGCGTGACGCGGACTTCACCACGCTCTCCGGGGACCCGGTCGAGCCCGCGTACGGGCCGCGCCCCGGTGACACGTACGAGGGATTCGAGCGGATCGGCTGGCCGGGGGAGTACCCCTTCACCCGCGGGCTGCACCCCACCGGCTACCGGGGCCGCACCTGGACGATCCGCCAGTTCGCCGGCTTCGGCAACGCCCAGCAGACCAACGAGCGCTACAAGATGATCCTCGCGGCGGGCGGCGGCGGCCTCAGCGTCGCCTTCGACATGCCGACGCTGATGGGCCGGGACTCCGACGACCCGCGCTCGCTCGGCGAGGTCGGCCACTGCGGGGTCGCCATCGACTCCGCCGCCGACATGGAGGTCCTCTTCGGGGACATCCCCCTCGGCGACGTCACCACCTCGATGACGATCAGCGGCCCGGCCGTGCCCGTCTTCTGCATGTACCTGGTCGCCGCCGAGCGCCAGGGCGTCGATCCGGGCGTCCTCAACGGCACGCTCCAGACCGACATCTTCAAGGAGTACATCGCGCAGAAGGAGTGGCTCTTCCAGCCCGAGCCCCACCTGCGCCTCATCGGCGACCTGATGGAGCACTGCGCCCGCGACATCCCCGCCTACAAGCCGCTCTCCGTCTCCGGCTACCACATCCGCGAGGCCGGGGCGACGGCCGCGCAGGAGCTGGCGTACACCCTCGCGGACGGCTTCGGCTACGTGGAGCTGGGCCTCTCGCGCGGCCTGGACGTCGACACCTTCGCGCCCGGACTCTCCTTCTTCTTCGACGCGCACCTGGACTTCTTCGAGGAGATCGCCAAGTTCCGCGCCGCCCGCCGCATCTGGGCCCGCTGGATGAAGGAGACGTACGGCGCCAAGACCGACAAGGCGCAGTGGCTCCGCTTCCACACCCAGACCGCCGGCGTCTCGCTCACCGCGCAGCAGCCGTACAACAACGTGGTGCGCACCGCCGTCGAGGCGCTCTCCGCCGTGCTCGGCGGCACCAACTCGCTCCACACCAACGCCCTCGACGAGACCCTCGCGCTCCCCTCCGAGCAGGCCGCCGAGATCGCCCTGCGCACCCAGCAGGTGCTGATGGAGGAGACCGGCGTCGCCAATGTGGCCGACCCGCTGGGCGGTTCCTGGTACGTCGAGCAGCTCACCGACCGGATCGAGGCCGAGGCCGAGAAGATCTTCGACCAGATCAAGGAGCGCGGCACCCGGGCCCACCCCGACGGGCAGCACCCCATCGGGCCGATGACCTCCGGCATCCTGCGCGGCATCGAGGACGGCTGGTTCACCGGCGAGATCGCCGAGTCCGCGTTCCAGTACCAGCGGGCCCTGGAGAAGGGCGACAAGCGGGTCGTCGGCGTCAACGTCCACCACGGCTCGGTCACCGGCGACCTGGAGATCCTCCGGGTCAGCCACGAGGTCGAGCGCGACCAGGTCAGCCAGCTCGCCGACCGCAAGTCCCACCGCGACGACGCCAAGGTGACCGCCGCCCTCGACGCGATGCTCGCCTCCGCCCGCGACGGCTCGAACATGATCGCGCCGATGCTGGACGCGGTACGGGCCGAGGCCACGCTCGGCGAGATCTGCGGGGTGCTCCGCGAGGAGTGGGGCACCTACACGGAGCCGCCGGGCTTCTGAGGGCCCCGGGGAGGGCCCGGCGCTCGGTACCGGCTCTCCCCTCCGCTCCCTGCCTTCACCGGCGCTTCCCAGACGTCAGCGTGAACAGTGCCCCGCCGCCGGGCGCCGCCCCTGCCGTCGGTTCCGCACCGTGGGCACCGGCCGCGCCCGCCCGGACCTCCACCAGGCAACTTGTGTGCGGCCAGTGAGAACTCCAAACGGAATGACTTGTTGGCGTCAGGTGCTCGTCGCGGGGTGCTGTCGGACAGCATGGGGCGATGGACGTTGATCAGCCGCTGCCTCGCGAGGTGAAAGTCATCGGCTCGGCCGCGCTGTTCGAACTGGAGGAGCGGGCGTGTGACCTCAGCTTGAACTCGCGACTGGACCCGGCGTGGGTGCGGGCGAGCGTGGCGCCCGACGGCACCCATTACCTGTGGCCGGCCCGGTGGAACAGCCTGTCCCACCGGCCGGATGTTCCGCGACAGCTGCGGTGCGAGCTGTTGATCACTCTGCGTACGGGAGACCGTGTGGTGAGCTGGCTGGACGTGGTTCCCGACGACTTCACCCCGCTGCCGAGGGTGACCTCACGCGAAGAAGGCATGCAGGTCAGCCGGCTTCTTGACCGTGCCCCTTCGGTCAGGGATCGGCTGCTGCGGGAGGGGGAGAGCTCGGATCGGCTGTGACAGGCGCCGCCGGCAGACGAGTGCGCATCCCAGGGCGAGGGAGGCTTCCATGGTTTCGGCGGAGCACCATGGTTGAGGGTGTGTCACGAAGCCGGACGTGCGGTCCCGGGTGCTCTGCACTCCGTGAGGTAAGTCACCCTGAATCTTTGCTGTCTTTGCGCAAATTCATGACCTTTCACGGTGCAGGGGAAGGCTTGCTGGTGGCAGGGCTGGCGGACCGATGGCGTGGGGTGGTTGTTGTTGCTGGATAAGCAGTCGGGAACACCCGTACGTCACTAGAGATTCGCTCTGGGTGACATTCTGCAGGTTGCCACTGCACACCAGCGCGTTTCGGGTCGTCGTTGTGGTGAAGGTGCACTCCGGCGCATTC
The nucleotide sequence above comes from Streptomyces sp. NBC_01116. Encoded proteins:
- a CDS encoding glycoside hydrolase family 6 protein; the protein is MSGRRIVPRALPRTLPVLAALTLATVLTAGCSTPEPRVTGTADAADELVRGEPAPSAASPYWVDPNSDAARQVRTWEKEGREAEAKILRRISDRPVADWPAWDDPAPGIRAAAKSAARTKKTLLLVAYNIPHRDCGLYSAGGAKDADAYRSWIGEFAAAIGDAPTTVILEPDALPHITDGCTPAEHHAERYQLLSEAVDTLGALPKTQVYLDAGNPDWIDEPAKMAQPLRQAGIDRADGFSLNVSNFQSNESVKTYAGRLSDAVGGSHFVIDTSRNGNGPLSGGREEAWCNPPGRGLGAPPTTDTGDDRLDAYLWIKRPGDSDGTCRGGPPAGDWWPEYALGLARRAAS
- a CDS encoding DUF5937 family protein is translated as MPFQLHFGESDLLRCRFALSPLFETQEAVRTLRRTGRHGYHLPWLRRIREASGALDLEPLWLLMPAVGHNPDFICPPPIGPLATFEEEIAAVRAVDPEVARADMALALADRHGGSASPVGRRLLADPARAVRELADLLEQAWQALIEPYWPRLRALLEADITYHSRRLADSGLEQLLGELSPRLSWNGSTLTVAGTQGDHERVLGGQGLVLMPSVFVWPEVVGGHEEPWRPGLIYPARGIGGLWSESGDRTPETLARLLGRVRADVLCALDEPAGTSALAHRLGLAPSSVSDHLSVLRGAGLLTSRRYGHQVLYERTPLGIALAASV
- a CDS encoding MFS transporter → MPTDSPAPADTPRTPPAPAGPVPAPPPERAAHRDPGPGPTLRESAAPGPDVPAPAAPRGYRAVFAVTEFRAVFAAHLLSLLGVVVSELALTVLVYDLTGSPLLSALTFALGLLPYLIGGTLFAGVADRYPARRVLVVCDLLCAACVAVMLVPATPVAGLLALRCLVAAVAPVFTGTRMAALTDILGEGDLYVLGRSLLRIVSQSAMLIGFGAGGVLLTVLSPRGAITVTVVTFLCSAALLRFGTRDRPARAVTGDGGGTLLKESLSGARLVLGDRRIRALMLLFWLPAMFVVAPEALAAPYADAIGAPPAALGLLLCAMAVGHIGAELFVGSALSPRNRSRIVLPVAAAGLLPLLVYVVRPGLPLALAALALAGAGAAYVIGLDQWFVDAVPQELRGRAMTLLTAGLMTVQGLGMALAGLAAEFFPVHQVVAGSGIIGTVLTLLLVAEVRRTAPGRMSDTEGRDGADRHVTSR
- a CDS encoding MarR family winged helix-turn-helix transcriptional regulator, with product MPKPLSLPFDPIARADELWQQRWGPVPSMGAITSIMRAQQILLAEVDAVVKPYGLTFARYEALVLLAFSKAGELPMSKIGERLMVHPTSVTNTVDRLVRSGLVDKRPNPNDGRGTLASITDKGRDVVEAATRDLVAIDFGLGVYDSEECAEIFAMLRPLRVAAQDFEEK
- a CDS encoding DUF3817 domain-containing protein, coding for MKQNVLTRYRVMAYVTAIWLLVFTVAIIAKYGFETGDTMLISQIHGVLFIVYVVFAFDLGSKAKWPFGKLLWVLAAGCIPFASFFVEPKVSREARALVTDPAPVTAKA
- a CDS encoding methylmalonyl-CoA mutase; amino-acid sequence: MDADAIEEGRLRWQARYDKARKRDADFTTLSGDPVEPAYGPRPGDTYEGFERIGWPGEYPFTRGLHPTGYRGRTWTIRQFAGFGNAQQTNERYKMILAAGGGGLSVAFDMPTLMGRDSDDPRSLGEVGHCGVAIDSAADMEVLFGDIPLGDVTTSMTISGPAVPVFCMYLVAAERQGVDPGVLNGTLQTDIFKEYIAQKEWLFQPEPHLRLIGDLMEHCARDIPAYKPLSVSGYHIREAGATAAQELAYTLADGFGYVELGLSRGLDVDTFAPGLSFFFDAHLDFFEEIAKFRAARRIWARWMKETYGAKTDKAQWLRFHTQTAGVSLTAQQPYNNVVRTAVEALSAVLGGTNSLHTNALDETLALPSEQAAEIALRTQQVLMEETGVANVADPLGGSWYVEQLTDRIEAEAEKIFDQIKERGTRAHPDGQHPIGPMTSGILRGIEDGWFTGEIAESAFQYQRALEKGDKRVVGVNVHHGSVTGDLEILRVSHEVERDQVSQLADRKSHRDDAKVTAALDAMLASARDGSNMIAPMLDAVRAEATLGEICGVLREEWGTYTEPPGF